A region of the Massilia sp. erpn genome:
TACAGCGCCGCGCCGCCCAGCCAGACCGCGCCCGGGAAGGTGGAGCGCGACATGAAATACAGGGTACTGATGCCAACCGGCCCGATAATCGTCGCCAGGCTGGCGATGCTGGCCAGCACGCCCTGCAAGCGCCCCTGCTGTTCCGAATCGGTGCCGGCCGACATCAGCGACTGCAGCACCGGCGCGCCGATGCCGCCCACGCAGAACACCGGCAACAACAGGAAGGCGACCCAGCCCTCGGTTGCCCAGGCGATCGCCGCATAGGCCAGCGCATCGGCCGTAATCCCGATCAGCAGGGTGCGCCGCTCGCCGTAGCGCTCGGACAGAGGTCCGGCCACGAAAGCCTGGGCCACGGCATGGAACACGCCAAAGCCCGCCAGCGAGATGCCGATGGTCAGGGAACTCCAGGCAAACTTGTCCTCGCCATACATGACCCAGACCGTGCCGGCCACCTCGCCCACCAGCGCCAGCACGAAATACACCACCATCAGCGGCAGCAGGACCGGAAAGCTCAGCGCCCAGCGCAGCGGCGCCAGCGGATTCAGGGGCACCGGCACCGCTTGCGGCGTGCGCGACTCGCGCATCACGAAGAAGGCCACGACCAGATTCAGTGCGTCCAGCGCGGCGGCGGCCAGGAAAGGCGCACGCACCCAGTACTCGCCCAGCAGGCCGCCAATCACGGGGCCGATGATAAAGCCGACGCCAAAGCAGGCGTTCAACTGGCCGAAGCGGCGGCTGCGCTGGTTCTCCGGTGTGACGTCGGCGATATAGGCCGAGGCCACGGCCAGGCTGGCGCCGGTGATGCCGGCAATGGCGCGGCCGAGGAAGAGCAGTGACAGCGAGGGTGCCAGCGCCAGCAGCACATAATCGATCATCGAGCCGGCCAGGGACATC
Encoded here:
- a CDS encoding TCR/Tet family MFS transporter, with the translated sequence MNKGLYAVMGSVVISAAGIGLTMPIVPQLMRDVGHTAELGWRFGAFTGLYALMQFIFSPILGALSDRIGRRPVLLMSLAGSMIDYVLLALAPSLSLLFLGRAIAGITGASLAVASAYIADVTPENQRSRRFGQLNACFGVGFIIGPVIGGLLGEYWVRAPFLAAAALDALNLVVAFFVMRESRTPQAVPVPLNPLAPLRWALSFPVLLPLMVVYFVLALVGEVAGTVWVMYGEDKFAWSSLTIGISLAGFGVFHAVAQAFVAGPLSERYGERRTLLIGITADALAYAAIAWATEGWVAFLLLPVFCVGGIGAPVLQSLMSAGTDSEQQGRLQGVLASIASLATIIGPVGISTLYFMSRSTFPGAVWLGGAALYLFSMPFLLGRVGRTARV